The genomic interval TCGGGATCGGTCTCACTGTCGCCGGAGGGGTCGGCGTCCTGGCGTCGTACGCCGGTGGTCGACTGAGCGACCGCTACGGAGCCGATCGGCTCCAGCAATGGGCCTTGGCAGCGAACGGAGCCGCGCTGCTGGCGTACGCCCTGGCCGGCAACCTCGTCAGCTTCGTACTGGTCGCGGCCTGCGTCTCCGCCACCCGCGGCCTGCAGAGCACCGCACAGATGACGTTGCTCGCCCGCTGGTACGTCGGCCCGGAGCGGGTCGCTGTCCGCGCCCGGCTGCGGGTGGTGATGAACGTCCTCATCGGAGTCGGCACCCTGCTCGCGGGACTGGCTCTGGTGGCCGACACCACGATGGCCTACCGCCTGACAGTCGTACTCGTCGGCGCGATCACGATCCTCGGCACCATCCCATTGATCGGCCTGCGCCGCAGGGTCCCCGGGCTGGCTGCACGGATGGACGCCGCCAGCAGTGCCAAGGCGTTAGGCGGACAGTCCCCGCTACGGGATCGCACGTACGTCGCCTCGACAGTCCTCAACGCCATCCTCGCGATCCACTTCGGACTGACCACGGTCGGCGTACCGCTGTGGGTGGCGGACCACACCCACGCCCCGACGATCGTCGTATCCGCGCTCCTGCTCGTGAACACCGCCTACGTGGCGCTCTTCCAGGTCCGCGCCTCCCGCGGCACACAGAACCTGCGCACCGCCGGGCGATCCGTACGCCGAGCCGGCTTCTTCCTGCTCGCTGCCTGCGTGCTGTTCGCCGTAGCAGGCCAGCTCGGCGCGGCGGCAGCAACCGCCGTACTGTTCCTCGCTGCCCTAGCCTCCTCCGCAGCCGAGACACAAGGCGAAGCAGGCGGCTGGGGCATGGCCTTCGAACTGGCCGACCCCACCCGCGCCGGCGCCTACCAAGGCCTCAGCCAAACCGGCAACGCACTAGCCCTGATGCTCGCCCCAGCCGTTGTCACCACAACCGCCATCGACCACGGCATACCAGGCTGGATAGCCCTAGGCGCACTGTTCGCAATCACCGGCACAGCAACCGCCATACTCGCCAACCACGCCGCCACACGGAGAGATCAGCACAACACCCCCGTCCTCACCTGATGCTCAGACGCCGCTCCCATCCACCCGTGCGACCACCCCGGTCTGGCGCCCCATGCGTTCCCTTCAGGCAGGCCGGGATGCCGGGTTCCAGTCATCGCGTACACGTCAACTCCCCGTCCCGCCGAACGCCTTGATACCTTCCCGGCGTCGTGATGGTCTGCGGACCCGCCACCATCAACCCCCACCCGAGTAGATGAGCTGCCAGCAAGCTGCTGATACGTCCGCTCGTGAGGACAACGCGGTACGAGAAAGGCCGGTCCCTAGGGGACCGGCCTCAGTGATTTCCGGGTGGGCGATACTGGGTTCGAACCAGTGACCTCTTCGGTGTGAATGCGGATTCTTCGTAGCAAAGGGTCCTGTGTCGCTCTCTACACCTCCAGAGGGACGTGTTGGCGATGCATGCAAGTCACCGAACGCGCCGGGCTCGCTGCCTCTTTGCTGCCTCGGTCCGCTAACTGGTCTAGCCGCGAGATAGCTGCGATGTCATGCTTCTCTGATGACAGAGAGCGACGCCGAGTCAGGGGATCGAGGCGGGTGGCGCTGTGCCAACCTGTGGGCTCGGGAAGACAACATCGACGGCAAC from Kribbella sp. NBC_00709 carries:
- a CDS encoding MFS transporter, which encodes MPELLRDPLERALASAVAAMSLSRGMFFAVSALYFTRGVGLSAAVVGIGLTVAGGVGVLASYAGGRLSDRYGADRLQQWALAANGAALLAYALAGNLVSFVLVAACVSATRGLQSTAQMTLLARWYVGPERVAVRARLRVVMNVLIGVGTLLAGLALVADTTMAYRLTVVLVGAITILGTIPLIGLRRRVPGLAARMDAASSAKALGGQSPLRDRTYVASTVLNAILAIHFGLTTVGVPLWVADHTHAPTIVVSALLLVNTAYVALFQVRASRGTQNLRTAGRSVRRAGFFLLAACVLFAVAGQLGAAAATAVLFLAALASSAAETQGEAGGWGMAFELADPTRAGAYQGLSQTGNALALMLAPAVVTTTAIDHGIPGWIALGALFAITGTATAILANHAATRRDQHNTPVLT